The Kitasatospora sp. NBC_00374 genome has a segment encoding these proteins:
- the mreC gene encoding rod shape-determining protein MreC, with amino-acid sequence MRDTRESRLLLILLVAVAFALITVDIKGGESSPLNGARRAAAGVLGPVERGAAGVVDPVAGYVRAVRDAGTHQERLDLITRENTELRQRLASSDTAAGRTKQLDDMLRTAGSGGYTIKAAQVIAIGAAQGFSWTITIDAGSDDGLTRDMTVINSQGLVGRITTVAPTTATVLLASDPGFSAGTRIEGSDEIGFAAGQGTSPMKVQLLNGKAQVKPGDRLVTFGSHSGRPFVPGVPVGKVVEVQATPGQLTKTVLVEPFVQFTRLDLVGVVVAPPRTDPRDAVLPPAPTASVAAAPAAPTQAGVVVPSTTPGGN; translated from the coding sequence GTGAGGGACACACGAGAGAGCCGACTACTGCTCATCCTGCTGGTGGCTGTCGCCTTCGCACTGATCACCGTTGACATCAAGGGCGGCGAGAGCTCCCCCCTCAACGGTGCCCGGCGGGCCGCCGCGGGCGTCCTCGGACCGGTCGAACGCGGTGCGGCGGGAGTCGTCGACCCGGTGGCCGGCTACGTGCGCGCAGTCCGGGACGCCGGCACCCACCAGGAACGGCTCGACCTGATCACCCGGGAGAACACCGAGCTGCGCCAGCGGCTCGCCTCCTCCGACACCGCGGCCGGCCGGACCAAGCAGCTCGACGACATGCTCCGTACGGCCGGCTCCGGCGGCTACACCATCAAGGCCGCCCAGGTGATCGCGATCGGCGCCGCCCAGGGCTTCTCCTGGACGATCACCATCGACGCGGGCAGCGACGACGGGCTGACCCGCGACATGACGGTGATCAACAGCCAGGGCCTGGTCGGCCGGATCACCACCGTCGCCCCCACCACCGCCACCGTGCTGCTCGCCTCCGACCCCGGCTTCAGCGCCGGCACCCGGATCGAGGGCAGCGACGAGATCGGCTTCGCGGCCGGCCAGGGCACCAGCCCGATGAAGGTCCAACTGCTCAACGGCAAGGCCCAGGTCAAGCCCGGCGACCGACTGGTCACCTTCGGCTCGCACAGCGGCCGGCCGTTCGTCCCCGGTGTCCCGGTCGGCAAGGTGGTCGAGGTCCAGGCGACGCCCGGCCAGCTCACCAAGACCGTGCTGGTCGAGCCCTTCGTCCAGTTCACCCGCCTCGACCTGGTCGGCGTGGTGGTCGCACCGCCGCGCACCGACCCGCGGGACGCCGTCCTGCCGCCCGCGCCCACCGCGTCCGTCGCCGCCGCGCCCGCCGCGCCGACCCAGGCGGGCGTCGTCGTACCGTCCACCACACCCGGGGGGAACTGA
- a CDS encoding TIGR03960 family B12-binding radical SAM protein, whose translation MPVESVFPRLEALLPHVQKPIQYVGGELNSTVKDWDACDVRWALMYPDAYEVGLPNQGVMILYEVLNEREGVLAERTYSVWPDLEALMREHRVPQFTVDAHRPVKAFDVFGLSFSTELGYTNMLTALDLAGIPMESKDRTVDDPIVLAGGHAAFNPEPIADFIDCAVIGDGEQAVLDMTEIIRGWKAEGRPGGRDEVLLRLARTGAVYVPRFYDVEYLADGRIGRVVPNRAGVPWRVSKHTVMDLDEWPYPKQPLVPLAETVHERMSVEIFRGCTRGCRFCQAGMITRPVRERSITGIGEMVERGLKATGFEEVGLLSLSSADHTEIGDIAKGLADRYTEDKIGLSLPSTRVDAFNIDLANELSRNGRRSGLTFAPEGGSERIRKVINKMVSEEDLINTVATAYGNGWRQVKLYFMCGLPTETDDDVLQIGAMAKNVIQKGREVTGQNDIRCTVSIGGFVPKPHTPFQWAPQLSAEDTDARLGKLRDSIRSDRKYGKNIGFRYHDGKPGIIEGLLSRGDRRIGAVIRAVYEDGGRFDGWREHFSYDRWMACADKGLAGTGVDVDWYTTRERTYEEVLPWDHLDSGLDKDWLWEDWQDALEEVEVEDCRWTPCFDCGVCPQMDTSIQIGPTGKKLLPLTVVK comes from the coding sequence ATGCCAGTCGAATCGGTCTTCCCACGCCTGGAGGCCCTCCTCCCGCACGTCCAGAAGCCGATCCAGTACGTCGGCGGCGAGCTCAACTCGACCGTGAAGGACTGGGACGCCTGCGACGTCCGCTGGGCACTCATGTACCCCGACGCCTACGAGGTCGGCCTGCCCAACCAGGGCGTCATGATCCTCTACGAGGTGCTGAACGAGCGCGAGGGTGTGCTCGCGGAGCGCACCTACAGCGTCTGGCCGGACCTGGAGGCACTGATGCGTGAGCACCGGGTGCCGCAGTTCACGGTCGACGCGCACCGCCCGGTGAAGGCCTTCGACGTGTTCGGCCTGTCGTTCTCCACCGAGCTCGGCTACACCAACATGCTCACGGCACTGGACCTCGCGGGCATCCCGATGGAGTCCAAGGACCGCACCGTCGACGACCCGATCGTGCTGGCCGGCGGCCACGCCGCGTTCAACCCCGAGCCGATCGCGGACTTCATCGACTGCGCGGTGATCGGCGACGGCGAGCAGGCCGTGCTCGACATGACCGAGATCATCCGCGGCTGGAAGGCCGAGGGCCGCCCCGGCGGACGCGACGAGGTGCTGCTGCGGCTGGCCCGCACCGGCGCCGTCTACGTGCCGCGGTTCTACGACGTGGAGTACCTGGCGGACGGCCGGATCGGCCGCGTGGTGCCCAACCGGGCGGGCGTGCCGTGGCGGGTCTCCAAGCACACCGTGATGGACCTCGACGAGTGGCCCTACCCCAAGCAGCCGCTGGTCCCGCTCGCCGAGACGGTGCACGAGCGGATGTCCGTCGAGATCTTCCGCGGCTGCACCCGCGGCTGCCGTTTCTGCCAGGCCGGCATGATCACGCGCCCCGTGCGGGAGCGAAGCATCACCGGCATCGGCGAGATGGTCGAACGCGGCCTCAAGGCGACCGGCTTCGAGGAGGTCGGCCTGCTCTCGCTGTCCTCCGCGGACCACACCGAGATCGGCGACATCGCCAAGGGCCTGGCCGACCGGTACACCGAGGACAAGATCGGCCTCTCGCTGCCGTCCACCCGCGTCGACGCCTTCAACATCGACCTCGCCAACGAGCTCTCCCGCAACGGCCGCCGCTCCGGTCTCACCTTCGCCCCCGAGGGCGGCAGTGAGCGGATCCGCAAGGTGATCAACAAGATGGTGTCCGAGGAGGACCTCATCAACACCGTCGCGACCGCCTACGGCAACGGCTGGCGCCAGGTGAAGCTGTACTTCATGTGCGGCCTGCCGACCGAGACCGACGACGACGTGCTGCAGATCGGCGCGATGGCCAAGAACGTCATCCAGAAGGGCCGCGAGGTCACCGGCCAGAACGACATCCGCTGCACCGTCTCCATCGGCGGCTTCGTCCCCAAGCCGCACACCCCCTTCCAGTGGGCCCCGCAGCTGAGCGCCGAGGACACCGACGCGAGGCTCGGCAAGCTCCGCGACTCCATCCGCAGCGACCGCAAGTACGGCAAGAACATCGGCTTCCGCTACCACGACGGCAAGCCCGGCATCATCGAGGGCCTGCTCTCCCGCGGCGACCGCCGGATCGGCGCCGTCATCCGCGCCGTCTACGAGGACGGCGGCCGCTTCGACGGCTGGCGCGAGCACTTCTCCTACGACCGCTGGATGGCCTGCGCCGACAAGGGCCTGGCCGGCACCGGCGTGGACGTCGACTGGTACACCACGCGTGAGCGCACCTACGAGGAGGTGCTGCCCTGGGACCACCTGGACAGCGGCCTCGACAAGGACTGGCTCTGGGAGGACTGGCAGGACGCCCTGGAGGAGGTCGAGGTCGAGGACTGCCGCTGGACCCCGTGCTTCGACTGTGGGGTGTGCCCTCAGATGGATACGAGCATCCAGATCGGCCCCACGGGCAAGAAGCTGCTGCCGCTGACGGTCGTCAAGTAA
- a CDS encoding rod shape-determining protein: MSFIGRDMAIDLGTANTLVYVRGKGIVLNEPSVVAVNTNTGGILAVGAEAKKMIGRTPGNIVAIRPLKDGVIADFEITERMLRYFILKIHRRRYLARPRVVVCVPSGITGVERRAVIEASSQAGARQVHIIEEPMAAAIGAGLPVHEPTGNMVVDIGGGTTEVAVISLGGIVTAQSLRVAGDELDNAIVQHIKKEYSLLLGERSAEQIKMSIGSAFALEGEKDEHAEIRGRDLVSGLPKTVVISAAEVREAIDEPVNSIIDAVKTTLDQCPPELAGDVMDRGIVLTGGGALLRGLDERLRRETGMPIHIAENPLDSVALGSGKCVEEFEALQQVLDAQPRR, encoded by the coding sequence CTGTCGTTCATCGGCCGTGACATGGCGATCGACCTCGGCACTGCCAACACGCTGGTGTACGTCAGGGGCAAGGGGATCGTCCTCAACGAGCCCTCCGTGGTGGCGGTCAACACCAACACCGGCGGCATCCTCGCGGTCGGTGCCGAGGCGAAGAAGATGATCGGGCGCACCCCCGGCAACATCGTCGCCATCCGCCCGCTCAAGGACGGCGTGATCGCCGACTTCGAGATCACCGAGCGGATGCTGCGCTACTTCATCCTCAAGATCCACCGCCGCCGCTACCTGGCCCGCCCCCGGGTCGTCGTCTGCGTGCCCTCCGGCATCACCGGGGTGGAGCGCCGCGCCGTCATCGAGGCCAGCTCGCAGGCCGGCGCGCGCCAGGTGCACATCATCGAGGAGCCCATGGCCGCCGCGATCGGCGCCGGCCTGCCGGTGCACGAGCCGACCGGCAACATGGTCGTCGACATCGGCGGCGGCACCACCGAGGTCGCGGTCATCTCGCTCGGCGGAATCGTCACTGCGCAGTCCCTGCGGGTGGCCGGCGACGAGCTCGACAACGCGATCGTCCAGCACATCAAGAAGGAGTACAGCCTCCTGCTGGGCGAGCGCAGCGCCGAGCAGATCAAGATGTCCATCGGCTCCGCGTTCGCGCTGGAGGGTGAGAAGGACGAGCATGCCGAGATCCGCGGCCGCGACCTGGTCAGCGGCCTGCCGAAGACCGTGGTGATCTCCGCCGCCGAGGTCCGCGAGGCCATCGACGAGCCGGTCAACTCGATCATCGACGCGGTGAAGACCACGCTCGACCAGTGCCCGCCCGAGCTGGCCGGCGACGTGATGGACCGCGGCATCGTGCTCACCGGCGGCGGCGCCCTGCTCCGCGGCCTGGACGAGCGCCTGCGCCGGGAGACCGGCATGCCGATCCACATCGCCGAGAACCCGCTGGACTCCGTCGCACTCGGCTCCGGCAAGTGCGTGGAGGAGTTCGAGGCCCTGCAGCAGGTCCTCGACGCCCAGCCGCGGCGCTGA
- the mreD gene encoding rod shape-determining protein MreD has translation MRPDRIVLPAVLLLLALVVQVSVLGRLQLPGATPDLLLLVVVGLALVYGPTGGCLVGFAGGLLADLAPPSDHAIGRYALVLCLMGYAAGLLRPEGGRQRSALSALLVVAGAAVVSTLLYATVGALVGDTAARHVGLTGLVFSALLYDVLLAPFVVPAVMLVARRYDHGPSSVAVGTGDGSGLGSLARYRTTREASPMPVNSKKKRPLNLAKRP, from the coding sequence ATGCGTCCGGACCGGATCGTGCTGCCCGCCGTCCTGCTGCTGCTCGCCCTGGTCGTCCAGGTCAGCGTGCTGGGCCGGCTCCAACTCCCCGGGGCCACCCCCGACCTGCTGCTGCTCGTCGTGGTCGGCCTGGCCCTGGTCTACGGACCGACCGGCGGCTGCCTGGTCGGCTTCGCCGGCGGCCTGCTCGCCGACCTCGCCCCGCCCTCCGACCACGCCATCGGCCGCTACGCCCTAGTGCTCTGCCTGATGGGCTACGCCGCCGGCCTGCTCCGCCCCGAGGGCGGCCGGCAGCGCTCGGCGCTCAGCGCCCTGCTGGTGGTGGCCGGCGCCGCCGTGGTCTCCACCCTGCTGTACGCGACGGTCGGCGCCCTGGTCGGCGACACCGCCGCCCGGCACGTCGGCCTCACCGGGCTGGTCTTCAGCGCGCTGCTGTACGACGTGCTGCTGGCCCCGTTCGTCGTCCCCGCCGTGATGCTGGTGGCCCGCCGCTACGACCACGGGCCGTCCAGCGTCGCCGTCGGTACCGGCGACGGCTCCGGCCTCGGCTCGCTGGCCCGCTACCGGACCACCCGCGAGGCCTCGCCGATGCCCGTGAACAGCAAGAAGAAGCGTCCGCTGAACCTCGCCAAGCGCCCTTGA
- the ndk gene encoding nucleoside-diphosphate kinase has product MSQRTLVLLKPDAVKRGLAGEIISRIERKANWRLAAVELRTFDRATLEQHYAEHVGRPFYEPLLEFMTSGPSIALIVEGENVVPGIRALAGATDPLQAGAGTIRGDYATITRENLIHASDSPESAEREIKIFFPAHA; this is encoded by the coding sequence GTGTCCCAGCGCACTCTCGTCCTGCTCAAGCCCGACGCCGTCAAGCGCGGCCTGGCCGGCGAGATCATCAGCCGCATCGAGCGCAAGGCCAACTGGCGGCTGGCCGCCGTCGAGCTGCGGACCTTCGACCGGGCGACGCTGGAGCAGCACTACGCCGAGCACGTCGGCCGCCCGTTCTACGAGCCGCTGCTGGAGTTCATGACCTCCGGCCCGTCCATCGCGCTGATCGTCGAGGGCGAGAACGTCGTCCCGGGCATCCGCGCGCTGGCCGGTGCGACCGACCCGCTGCAGGCCGGCGCCGGCACCATCCGCGGCGACTACGCGACGATCACCCGCGAGAACCTGATCCACGCCTCGGACTCCCCGGAGTCGGCCGAGCGCGAGATCAAGATCTTCTTCCCCGCCCACGCCTGA
- a CDS encoding TIGR03936 family radical SAM-associated protein, with protein sequence MQRIRLRYTKRGRLRFTSHRDFQRAFERALRRSAVPMAYSAGFTPHPKVSYANAAPTGVASEAEYLEIGLAETRDPEQLRAQLDESLPPGLDVIDAVEVRTPNFVERLEASEWQLKLDGVPQQEADRAVAAFLAAEAVEVQRQTKNGMRVFDARAAVATLEVVAAQVGNGNDTGTDGTGDVRTGGPCAILRLVVRHATPAVRPDDVLSGLRVTADLAPPVPAEVTRLAQGPLDEESGTVTDPLALDRAAATAGQ encoded by the coding sequence GTGCAGCGCATCCGTCTCCGCTACACCAAGCGAGGCCGTCTGCGCTTCACCAGCCACCGGGACTTCCAACGGGCCTTCGAGCGCGCGCTGCGCCGCTCGGCCGTCCCGATGGCGTACTCCGCGGGCTTCACCCCGCACCCGAAGGTCTCGTACGCCAACGCCGCCCCGACCGGGGTGGCCAGCGAGGCCGAGTACCTGGAGATCGGTCTGGCCGAGACCCGCGACCCGGAGCAGCTGCGTGCGCAGCTGGACGAGTCGCTGCCGCCCGGCCTGGACGTGATCGACGCGGTCGAGGTGCGCACGCCCAACTTCGTGGAACGCCTGGAGGCCTCCGAGTGGCAGCTGAAACTCGACGGGGTGCCGCAGCAGGAGGCCGACCGCGCGGTCGCCGCGTTCCTGGCCGCGGAGGCCGTCGAGGTGCAGCGCCAGACCAAGAACGGCATGCGGGTATTCGACGCGCGTGCCGCGGTCGCCACGCTCGAGGTTGTAGCGGCGCAGGTCGGGAATGGTAACGACACCGGTACGGACGGTACCGGTGATGTTCGGACCGGCGGTCCCTGTGCGATACTGCGGCTGGTAGTACGACACGCCACACCCGCCGTACGACCCGACGACGTTTTGTCCGGTCTCCGTGTGACGGCCGACCTGGCGCCGCCGGTCCCCGCTGAGGTGACCAGGCTGGCGCAGGGGCCGCTCGACGAGGAGTCCGGCACGGTGACCGACCCGCTGGCGCTCGACCGCGCAGCGGCCACGGCCGGCCAGTAG
- the rodA gene encoding rod shape-determining protein RodA, giving the protein MTSYGSYRQVRLSPQRGSISRALAKDAPLRRVDWIMILAALALSLGSSLLVWSATRGRDALTHGDPQYFLYRHLTNLVIGLVLCGVVVVIGTRRLRTAVPFVYIAVLLMLLAVLSPLGSTINGAHSWIQFGGGFSIQPAEFAKLAIVLGMAVVLSARVDAGEREFPPSRSVIHALVVAAVPMGVVMLMPDLGSVMVMAVTVMGILLASGAANRWVLGLISVGAGGAIAIWKLGVLSKYQIDRFAAFADPTLDPGGVGYNTAQARIAIGSGGLSGMGLFHGTQTTGQFVPEQQTDFVFSVAGEELGFVGGTVLIGLLGVILWRACRIARQATDLYGTVVAAGVVIWFAFQAFENIGMNLGIMPVAGIPLPFVSYGGSSMFAVWIAVGLLQSVRSQRPIGI; this is encoded by the coding sequence ATGACCTCCTACGGCTCGTACCGGCAGGTCCGGCTCAGCCCCCAGCGCGGCTCGATCTCCCGGGCGCTCGCCAAGGACGCCCCGCTGCGCCGGGTCGACTGGATCATGATCCTGGCCGCGCTCGCCCTCTCCCTGGGCAGCTCGCTGCTGGTCTGGTCGGCCACCCGCGGCCGCGACGCGCTGACCCACGGCGACCCGCAGTACTTCCTCTACCGGCACCTCACCAACCTGGTGATCGGGCTGGTGCTGTGCGGCGTGGTCGTGGTGATAGGGACGAGGCGGCTGCGCACCGCCGTCCCGTTTGTCTACATCGCCGTGCTGCTGATGCTGCTGGCGGTGCTCAGCCCGCTCGGCTCCACCATCAACGGCGCGCACTCCTGGATCCAGTTCGGCGGCGGTTTCTCCATCCAGCCGGCCGAGTTCGCCAAGCTCGCCATCGTGCTCGGCATGGCCGTGGTGCTGTCCGCCCGGGTGGACGCGGGTGAGCGGGAGTTCCCGCCCAGCCGCAGCGTCATCCACGCCCTGGTGGTGGCCGCCGTCCCGATGGGCGTCGTCATGCTGATGCCCGACCTCGGCTCGGTGATGGTCATGGCCGTCACCGTGATGGGCATCCTGCTCGCCTCCGGCGCCGCCAACCGCTGGGTGCTCGGCCTGATCTCGGTCGGCGCCGGCGGCGCGATCGCGATCTGGAAGCTCGGCGTGCTGAGCAAGTACCAGATCGACCGCTTCGCCGCCTTCGCCGACCCCACCCTCGACCCCGGCGGCGTCGGCTACAACACCGCCCAGGCCCGGATCGCGATCGGCTCCGGCGGGCTCAGCGGCATGGGCCTGTTCCACGGCACCCAGACCACCGGCCAGTTCGTCCCCGAACAGCAGACCGACTTCGTGTTCAGCGTCGCCGGCGAGGAGCTCGGCTTCGTCGGCGGCACCGTCCTGATCGGTCTGCTCGGCGTGATCCTCTGGCGGGCCTGCCGGATCGCCCGCCAGGCCACCGACCTGTACGGCACCGTCGTCGCGGCCGGCGTGGTCATCTGGTTCGCCTTCCAGGCCTTCGAGAACATCGGGATGAACCTCGGCATCATGCCGGTGGCCGGTATCCCCCTGCCGTTCGTCTCCTACGGCGGATCTTCGATGTTCGCCGTCTGGATCGCCGTCGGACTGCTGCAGTCCGTCCGCTCGCAACGGCCGATAGGGATCTGA
- the mrdA gene encoding penicillin-binding protein 2 has product MSNIPETGRTQRVTIRLVVLQILVLSLLATLGGRLWYLQIRTGDEYAAKAQGNHIREVVEPAIRGEILDAAGRVLAGNETKLVVSVSRTSLLQQKDHGKGVLTRLADVLGLPAKDVQDKVRLCDAKTPQPCWNGSPYQPIPVTQQATTQQAMQIMERREDFPGVTAQPTAVRRYTGAEGANASQVLGYLSPVTDEEVTKTADKAGRDRRLPSDQIGRAGLESVYDDALRGTTGVDKLEVDNLGRVIGSAGRTPAQPGDNLVTSIDARVQKVVEDQLAQAMVDARKVYDKETKKNYEADSGAALVMDVHTGRIIAMASAPTFDPNLWVGGISAKDYDSLTSKGSNYPLINRAIQGQSAPGSTFKVISTTAAVQAGYSLDGHYPCPKSLTIGGREFKNFESESFGDISLEKALEVSCDTVFYGLAYDQWMKDGGIKPKNPADWFFKTAHQFGLGAKTGIDLPGEVPGRVPDRQWKQSFFDANKDAWCAQAAKGGHEYADEIARENCVDGNQMRAGDSVNFAIGQGDTLVTPVQMARIYSALANGGTLYRPTVGKAVVSPDGTLVRDIAPHEDGKLPADGKLMSYINQATAGVVTGGTAAWKFTGAGWPQGKIELHAKTGTAEVAGKQTTSWLTTYSADYAVVMTISQGGTGSGGSGDSVRRIYQALYGVDDKGNVDNAKAILPKPQAELPKFNPDGTAIIKPASFTAGSGFPAGSAFLDPAPPTGGAASPYPMALAALEPTRTGGRSRA; this is encoded by the coding sequence GTGAGCAACATCCCGGAGACCGGCCGCACCCAACGGGTGACGATCCGGCTAGTGGTGCTGCAGATCCTGGTCCTCTCGCTGCTCGCCACCCTCGGCGGCCGGCTCTGGTACCTGCAGATCCGCACCGGCGACGAGTACGCGGCCAAGGCCCAGGGCAACCACATCCGCGAGGTGGTCGAACCCGCCATCCGCGGCGAGATCCTGGACGCCGCCGGCCGGGTGCTGGCCGGCAACGAGACCAAGCTGGTCGTCTCGGTCAGCCGCACCTCGCTGCTGCAGCAGAAGGACCACGGCAAGGGCGTGCTGACCCGGCTGGCGGACGTGCTCGGGCTGCCCGCCAAGGACGTCCAGGACAAGGTCCGGCTCTGCGACGCCAAGACGCCGCAGCCCTGCTGGAACGGATCGCCCTACCAGCCGATCCCGGTCACCCAGCAGGCCACCACCCAGCAGGCCATGCAGATAATGGAACGCCGCGAGGACTTCCCCGGCGTGACCGCCCAGCCCACCGCCGTGCGCCGGTACACCGGGGCCGAGGGCGCCAACGCCTCCCAGGTGCTCGGCTACCTCTCGCCGGTCACCGACGAGGAGGTCACCAAGACCGCCGACAAGGCCGGCCGGGACCGCCGACTGCCCTCCGACCAGATCGGCCGGGCCGGCCTGGAGTCCGTCTACGACGACGCCCTGCGCGGCACCACCGGCGTCGACAAGCTGGAGGTCGACAACCTCGGCCGGGTCATCGGCAGCGCCGGCCGCACCCCCGCCCAGCCCGGCGACAACCTGGTCACCAGCATCGACGCCCGGGTCCAGAAGGTGGTCGAGGACCAGCTCGCCCAGGCGATGGTCGACGCCCGAAAGGTGTACGACAAGGAGACCAAGAAGAACTACGAGGCCGACTCCGGCGCCGCCCTCGTGATGGACGTCCACACCGGGCGGATCATCGCGATGGCCAGCGCGCCGACCTTCGACCCCAACCTCTGGGTCGGCGGCATCTCGGCCAAGGACTACGACAGCCTGACCAGCAAGGGTTCCAACTACCCGCTGATCAACCGGGCCATACAGGGTCAGTCCGCCCCCGGCTCCACCTTCAAGGTGATCTCCACCACCGCGGCCGTCCAGGCCGGCTACTCGCTCGACGGTCACTACCCCTGCCCGAAGAGCCTGACCATCGGTGGACGCGAGTTCAAGAACTTCGAGAGCGAGAGCTTCGGCGACATCTCGCTGGAGAAGGCCCTGGAGGTCTCCTGCGACACCGTCTTCTACGGCCTGGCCTACGACCAGTGGATGAAGGACGGCGGCATCAAGCCGAAGAACCCGGCCGACTGGTTCTTCAAGACCGCCCACCAGTTCGGCCTCGGTGCCAAGACCGGCATCGACCTGCCCGGCGAGGTGCCCGGCCGGGTGCCGGACCGTCAGTGGAAGCAGTCCTTCTTCGACGCCAACAAGGACGCCTGGTGTGCCCAGGCGGCCAAGGGCGGCCACGAGTACGCCGACGAGATCGCCCGCGAGAACTGCGTCGACGGCAACCAGATGCGCGCCGGTGACAGCGTCAACTTCGCCATCGGCCAGGGCGACACCCTGGTCACCCCCGTGCAGATGGCCCGGATCTACTCGGCCCTCGCCAACGGCGGCACGCTCTACCGGCCGACCGTCGGCAAGGCGGTCGTCAGCCCCGACGGCACCCTGGTCCGCGACATCGCCCCGCACGAGGACGGCAAGCTGCCGGCCGACGGCAAGCTGATGAGCTACATCAACCAGGCCACCGCCGGCGTCGTCACCGGCGGCACCGCCGCCTGGAAGTTCACCGGCGCCGGCTGGCCGCAGGGCAAGATCGAACTGCACGCCAAGACCGGCACCGCCGAGGTCGCCGGCAAGCAGACCACCTCCTGGCTGACCACCTACAGCGCCGACTACGCGGTCGTGATGACGATAAGCCAGGGCGGCACCGGCTCCGGCGGTTCCGGTGACTCGGTGCGACGGATCTACCAGGCGCTCTACGGCGTGGACGACAAGGGCAACGTCGACAACGCGAAGGCCATACTGCCCAAGCCGCAGGCCGAGCTGCCCAAGTTCAACCCGGACGGCACCGCCATCATCAAGCCCGCCTCGTTCACGGCCGGCTCCGGCTTCCCCGCCGGCTCCGCGTTCCTCGACCCGGCCCCGCCGACCGGCGGCGCCGCGTCCCCGTACCCGATGGCGCTCGCCGCCCTCGAACCCACCCGCACCGGGGGAAGGAGCCGGGCATGA
- a CDS encoding DUF4233 domain-containing protein gives MRTLCSSTLIGEALLIMFAGLVAMQLSDVSTTAIWTVSGIAMLLCVLLCGAITRPGAVAVGWALQLGLIASGLVLPTMYGLGVVFAGLWWCSVHYGRKIDEIKAARAAATA, from the coding sequence ATGCGCACCCTCTGCTCCTCGACCCTGATCGGCGAGGCCCTGCTGATCATGTTCGCGGGCCTGGTGGCGATGCAGCTGTCGGACGTGTCGACCACCGCGATCTGGACCGTCAGCGGCATCGCCATGCTGCTGTGCGTCCTGCTCTGCGGCGCGATCACCCGTCCCGGCGCGGTCGCGGTCGGCTGGGCGCTCCAGCTCGGCCTGATCGCCAGCGGCCTGGTCCTGCCGACCATGTACGGGCTCGGCGTGGTCTTCGCCGGCCTGTGGTGGTGTTCGGTGCACTACGGCCGCAAGATCGACGAGATCAAGGCAGCCCGGGCCGCCGCCACCGCCTGA